One segment of Variovorax sp. PAMC28562 DNA contains the following:
- a CDS encoding ATP-binding protein, whose product MHRKNVNPNPTTPPGPDEAPQRIVKVRRDYNSWVASETLEDYALRYTPQRFRKWSEWRVANTAFGAASFLILEAVGATLLVQYGFANAFWAILVTGLIIFLAGLPISVYAARYGVDMDLLTRGAGFGYIGSTLTSLIYASFTFIFFALEAAVMAYALELALGVPPVWGYLICALVVIPLVTHGVSAISRLQLWSQPIWLLMLVVPFCFVVVRDPGAFAGITHYSGEKGGSAGFDLRLFGAALTVGIALITQMGEQADYLRFMPERTAATRGRWWAGVLAGGPGWVVLGVIKMLGGALLAYLAITHMVPVDRAVDPNQMYLAAYEYVFPNYGWAVAATALFVVISQIKINVTNAYAGSLAWSNFFSRVTHSHPGRVVWVVFNALIAFMLMEMNVFEALGDVLGLYANIAIAWMMAVVADLVINKPLGLSPPGIEFKRAHLWDINPVGVGAMALASVLSITAYLGFFGPMAQAFSALIALGTALVTSPFIAWATGGKYYIARTSNGNGAALFAPAPGARSVRWARVEAEVGTRQRLVVQRCVICEREYEGPDMAHCPAYQGAICSLCCTLDARCGDLCKPQAGLSAQWSAVLRWLLPQRSWRYLDTGLGHFLLLMLIIVPLLAIVFGVLYTQELRALAEGTLQTMTPNETVGAQAALRSGFSKVYMALLVLAGIVAWWLVLAQQSRKVAQEESNRQTHLLVREIALHHETDRALQAAKQAADEAREIAEQAKRAADQANQAKSRYISAISHELRTPLNSILGYAQLMGEDASVPPHRQQAVAVIKRGGEHLLSLIEGTLDIAHIEAGKLTLHARPMRFADSMRELADMFELQAEEKGLAFFFEPAEGLPEVVRADEKRVRQILINLLGNAIKFTASGQVTLRLAHAREFATIEIEDTGPGMAAEDIERIFEPFSRGASGGNPAISAGGGGGNVGSSSAPGAGLGLTIAKMLTDLMGGEMQVQSRPGVGSIFRVRLFLPRVHEALAGPRRAQLPAPMPRVRRGYAGERRRVLVVDNEEADRELLVQVLTPLGFELRAAASGHDALDLLAAGYRPDAMFVDLAMPGIDGWETIRRARKLGLSHTVIAIVSANAFDKRLDNDVGITPEDFFVKPVRHSELLDWLERRLVLQWTATPAPSKPSATGAVEALIMVRPAPERLRALEEAVGLGYFRGIMNQLDDIDAEQPECAAWTSAQRALARQFQFEAMDCK is encoded by the coding sequence CTGCACCGAAAAAATGTGAATCCGAACCCCACCACGCCCCCTGGACCCGACGAAGCGCCACAGCGCATCGTCAAGGTCCGGCGCGACTACAACAGCTGGGTCGCGAGCGAAACGCTCGAAGACTACGCGCTGCGCTACACGCCGCAGCGCTTTCGCAAGTGGTCTGAATGGCGGGTCGCCAACACGGCTTTCGGCGCGGCTTCGTTCCTGATCCTGGAGGCGGTAGGCGCCACGCTGCTCGTGCAGTACGGTTTTGCCAACGCGTTCTGGGCCATCCTGGTGACGGGGCTCATCATCTTTCTGGCGGGCTTGCCGATCAGCGTGTACGCGGCGCGCTACGGCGTCGACATGGACCTGCTGACGCGTGGCGCCGGCTTCGGCTATATCGGCTCGACGCTGACGTCGCTGATCTATGCGTCGTTCACCTTCATCTTTTTTGCGCTCGAAGCGGCGGTGATGGCGTATGCGCTGGAGCTCGCGCTGGGCGTGCCGCCGGTGTGGGGTTACCTGATCTGCGCGCTGGTCGTGATCCCTTTGGTGACGCACGGCGTATCGGCCATCAGCCGCCTGCAACTCTGGTCCCAGCCGATCTGGCTGCTGATGCTGGTCGTGCCGTTCTGCTTCGTCGTGGTGCGCGATCCGGGCGCCTTTGCCGGGATTACGCACTACAGCGGTGAGAAAGGCGGCTCGGCCGGCTTCGACCTGCGCCTTTTTGGTGCGGCATTGACGGTTGGCATCGCGCTCATCACGCAGATGGGCGAGCAGGCCGACTACTTGCGCTTCATGCCCGAACGTACCGCAGCAACACGCGGGCGGTGGTGGGCCGGCGTGCTGGCGGGCGGGCCGGGCTGGGTCGTTCTCGGCGTGATCAAGATGCTCGGTGGCGCGCTTCTGGCCTATCTGGCGATCACGCACATGGTGCCGGTCGACCGGGCCGTCGATCCGAACCAGATGTACCTCGCGGCCTACGAGTACGTGTTCCCTAACTACGGCTGGGCGGTTGCTGCCACGGCGCTCTTCGTGGTCATCTCGCAGATCAAGATCAACGTCACCAACGCCTATGCCGGCTCGCTGGCCTGGAGCAACTTCTTCTCGCGCGTCACGCACAGCCATCCGGGCCGCGTGGTGTGGGTGGTGTTCAACGCGCTCATCGCGTTCATGCTGATGGAGATGAACGTGTTCGAGGCGTTGGGCGATGTGCTCGGGCTCTACGCCAACATCGCCATCGCCTGGATGATGGCGGTGGTCGCCGATCTGGTCATCAACAAGCCGCTGGGCCTGTCGCCGCCGGGCATCGAATTCAAGCGCGCGCATCTGTGGGACATCAACCCGGTCGGCGTCGGTGCGATGGCGCTGGCCTCGGTGCTCTCGATCACGGCTTACCTCGGCTTTTTCGGGCCGATGGCGCAGGCGTTTTCAGCGTTGATCGCGCTCGGCACGGCGCTGGTGACCTCGCCGTTCATCGCATGGGCGACCGGCGGCAAGTACTACATCGCACGGACTTCCAACGGAAACGGTGCCGCGCTGTTCGCGCCTGCACCCGGCGCACGGTCGGTGCGATGGGCGCGGGTCGAGGCCGAAGTCGGAACTCGCCAGCGGCTGGTCGTGCAGCGCTGCGTGATTTGCGAGCGCGAGTACGAAGGGCCGGACATGGCGCATTGCCCGGCGTACCAGGGCGCGATCTGTTCGCTGTGCTGCACGCTCGATGCGCGTTGCGGCGACCTGTGCAAGCCGCAGGCCGGCCTGTCGGCGCAATGGTCGGCCGTCTTGCGCTGGCTGCTGCCCCAACGCAGCTGGCGCTATCTCGACACCGGGCTCGGCCACTTCCTGCTGTTGATGCTGATCATCGTGCCGCTGCTGGCGATCGTCTTCGGCGTGCTCTACACGCAGGAGCTGCGGGCGCTGGCCGAAGGCACGCTCCAGACCATGACGCCCAACGAAACGGTGGGCGCGCAGGCGGCATTGCGATCGGGCTTCTCGAAGGTCTACATGGCACTGCTCGTGCTGGCCGGCATCGTCGCCTGGTGGCTGGTGCTGGCGCAACAGAGTCGCAAGGTGGCGCAAGAAGAATCGAACCGGCAGACGCACTTGCTGGTGCGCGAAATCGCGTTGCACCACGAAACCGACCGTGCCCTTCAAGCGGCCAAGCAGGCTGCCGACGAGGCACGCGAAATCGCGGAGCAGGCCAAGCGCGCAGCCGACCAGGCCAACCAGGCCAAGAGTCGCTACATCAGCGCCATCAGCCACGAGTTGCGCACGCCGCTGAACAGCATCCTGGGCTATGCGCAGCTGATGGGCGAAGACGCCTCCGTGCCACCGCACCGACAGCAGGCGGTGGCCGTCATCAAGCGCGGCGGCGAGCACTTGCTGTCGCTGATCGAAGGCACGCTCGACATCGCCCACATCGAGGCCGGCAAGCTCACGCTGCATGCGCGGCCGATGCGCTTTGCCGATTCGATGCGCGAGCTGGCCGACATGTTCGAGCTGCAGGCCGAAGAGAAGGGCCTTGCCTTCTTCTTCGAGCCCGCAGAAGGCTTGCCCGAGGTGGTACGCGCCGACGAAAAACGGGTGCGGCAGATTCTCATCAACCTGCTCGGCAACGCGATCAAGTTCACCGCGTCCGGGCAGGTCACTTTGCGGCTGGCCCATGCACGCGAGTTCGCGACCATCGAGATCGAAGACACCGGCCCGGGCATGGCAGCCGAAGACATCGAGCGCATCTTCGAGCCGTTTTCTCGTGGGGCCTCGGGCGGCAACCCGGCTATATCAGCAGGCGGCGGTGGCGGCAACGTCGGCAGCAGTTCGGCGCCGGGCGCCGGCCTCGGCCTCACCATCGCCAAGATGCTGACCGACCTGATGGGAGGCGAGATGCAGGTGCAGAGCAGGCCGGGCGTCGGGTCGATCTTCCGCGTTCGACTGTTCCTGCCGCGCGTGCACGAGGCACTGGCCGGCCCGCGCCGTGCGCAGTTGCCGGCACCCATGCCGCGTGTGCGCCGTGGCTATGCGGGCGAGCGCCGCCGCGTGCTGGTGGTCGACAACGAAGAGGCCGATCGCGAATTGCTCGTGCAGGTGCTGACGCCGCTCGGCTTCGAGTTGCGCGCGGCTGCGAGCGGCCACGACGCGCTCGACCTGCTGGCCGCCGGCTATCGGCCGGATGCGATGTTCGTCGACCTGGCGATGCCCGGCATCGACGGCTGGGAAACGATTCGCCGTGCTCGCAAGCTGGGCCTGTCGCACACCGTCATCGCCATCGTGTCCGCCAATGCGTTCGACAAGCGGCTCGACAACGACGTCGGCATCACGCCGGAAGATTTTTTCGTGAAGCCGGTGCGCCACAGCGAGTTGCTCGATTGGCTGGAGC